A segment of the Haemorhous mexicanus isolate bHaeMex1 chromosome 3, bHaeMex1.pri, whole genome shotgun sequence genome:
ggcggggcggggccgccatCCCGGCCGGGCCGCCCCACATGTGGCGCCGCCATCACTGCCCCTAGGCCCGACCCGAGGCGTAACCAGCTTTTTTCTGGGAAACTTACAGGTGTCGATTCTCTTTTGCCGAAAGAAGGAACTCAGCTAACATCCAAAATGGGAAAGGAGAAGACCCATATCAACATCGTTGTCATCGGCCACGTCGATTCTGGCAAGTCCACCACCACCGGCCACCTCATTTACAAATGTGGGGGCATCGACAAGAGGACCATCGAGAAGTTCGAGAAGGAAGCAGCTGAGGTGCGTGGGCCCATAGCAGCCAGCAAAATTCCAGGCTGCGGGAATGAATAGACCCTTAATCGAAAAGTGAACCTGCAGAGCGTTCAGTGGCCACGGGGAGGCGGGTTGGTTGCCTCTGCCCCAGGAGGTGAACAAGTGGCTCAGTGTTGTGTGGCCACAGGGCGGCAGCTGTGTTGCAGTTGTCCCCGAGGTAGAACAAGTGTTTAAGTGTTGAATCTGCCATTGTGTTAGTTGCAGAAACTCATAGAATGTGAAATGTAGAGTAAGTGAGGAGAAAGTAATTTAAAGTTGCATACGAATAGTAACATCTGGAATCAAGTTAAATGGCTGGATTCAAACTGCATAGAAGTTGATCTGTTGAGGTCTACTTTAAAAATCAGGGAGTTTTATACTGTTCTTACAGGTcattataaaatgaaatttgacGAAATGTTAAGCTGGGTGGAAGTTTACGTGTTGAATATTTTAAGAATTGAAGTAGTAAGAGAACTTAAAATTGTGGAGGATACTTGATAGTAAGACTTGGCTCAAGAGCTCTATCATAAAGATGCATTAGTGAAATTAACAAGCTGTCAAGAAATCTGAACTGTCAACAGGTTTAATAAGGTTCAACAGTTGGCATGTCTCACCAGTAGTGCCAAGCATATCTTATTCGTTGCTTtaggagcagcagcaattttCAGTGTTAAGCCAGTTACTATTATTAGATTGTGCAGTCTTTCTAAATTAATTGCAGATATAGaactcttttctcttttaatgggaataaaacattgggtttttttgtaaccATAGATGGGCAAAGGTTCCTTCAAATATGCCTGGGTCTTGGACAAGCTGAAGGCTGAACGTGAGCGTGGTATTACTATTGATATTTCCCTGTGGAAATTTGAAACAAGCAAATACTATGTCACCATCATTGATGCTCCTGGACACAGGGACTTCATTAAAAACATGATTACTGGAACTTCTCAGGTATGTAAAAACAGTAGGATTTAGGGGGTTCAAGAAGGTTGTTCATTGGTTGCTTAGGGGCATTCCTGTAGTACTTAAACATACATACAAACATTACagtaagggtttttttctttttgaaggcTGATTGTGCTGTCCTGATCGTTGCTGCTGGTGTTGGTGAGTTCGAGGCTGGTATTTCCAAGAACGGGCAGACCCGAGAGCATGCCCTTCTGGCCTACACCCTGGGTGTAAAACAGCTGATTGTTGGTGTCAACAAGATGGATTCCACTGAGCCACCCTACAGCCAGAAGAGATATGAAGAGATTGTTAAGGAAGTCAGCACTTATATCAAGAAGATTGGCTACAACCCAGACACTGTGGCTTTCGTGCCAATTTCTGGTTGGAACGGTGACAACATGCTGGAGCCTAGCTCTAACGTAGGTTTGGCCTTTATTTCTGTTAAGGCATAAAACTAGGAAGACTTAAGACTGATTATGCAATgataaaaatgcatgttttgtAATAGTTACTTCGGGAGGTGCTAAGGTCCAAGATAAATCTTagtacttaaaaaaattcttactATGTAACAGTAAATTAAAAGAGTGCTAGAGATACCACTTGGGCTTTTTCAGCCTTGCACCATTAAATTTGGCAGTGAGATTAACCTGGGCTTGTTTTCATTACAGATGCCCTGGTTCAAGGGATGGAAGATCACCCGTAAGGATGGCAGTGCCAGTGGAACCACCCTCCTTGAAGCCCTGGACTGCATCCTGCCACCAACTCGTCCAACTGACAAACCTCTGCGTCTGCCTCTTCAGGATGTCTACAAAATCGGCGGTATGTGTTCTCTGGAATGCTGCTCACGTGCCAGCAACAGCTGATCTATGGGCCAGAAATGGATGTGTTTATccaagagctgcttttccaagtcaaaaatagaaattcttGTTTCAAGTGGGTTTTCCCCCCATAAGGGCAGATATTCACTAAGCTGAGTAAGGAATAATACTGTTGTTGGTTCTTGCAGGCATTGGTACTGTACCTGTTGGCCGTGTGGAAACAGGTGTTCTGAAGCCAGGCATGGTGGTTACATTTGCCCCAGTCAATGTAACAACTGAAGTTAAATCTGTTGAGATGCACCACGAAGCGCTGAGCGAAGCTCTGCCTGGTGACAACGTTGGCTTCAATGTTAAGAACGTGTCTGTGAAGGATGTTCGCCGTGGTAATGTTGCTGGTGACAGCAAGAATGACCCTCCCATGGAAGCCGCTGGCTTCACTGCGCAGGTATGTTATGCAGCTGTTCAGGGATGGTGGGAATGTAGCTCTGTATTCCAAAATAGGAGTCTTGTTAGGCTAAGCTATAAAGCAACATGGAGTTgtattttgaattaaatttaaatCCAGCAACTCTCATTAACTCCTTGGCTTTGTAAGAACACATCAGTGTTCAAATTACCCCCCTTCTAACTTGGCTTTCTTTGTTTCTTACTTAGGTCATTATCCTGAACCACCCTGGCCAAATCAGTGCTGGCTATGCCCCTGTGCTGGATTGCCATACCGCTCACATTGCGTGCAAATTTGCTGAGCTTAAGGAGAAGATTGATCGTCGTTCTGGCAAGAAGCTGGAGGATGGCCCCAAATTCCTGAAATCTGGAGATGCTGCCATCGTTGATATGATCCCTGGCAAACCCATGTGTGTTGAGAGCTTCTCCGATTATCCTCCTCTCGGTAAGGCATCTCACATTAATACTGGTCTCTGGAAAAGACCCTCCTCAATTTTTAGTATCTGGATGCGGTGTGTTCTGTGAAACACTGATTAAAGCTGTGACGTGAAATTGAAGTGTGGAACCAAGACCAGACTGGTACAGGGAGAGAAACCCTGGACAAAGGGTCAtgcctctgtccctgtctgGTTCCAGAGCAGCGCTGGCCCATTTATACAAGCAAGTGTGTTGCCACTGTGCAGATTGGGCTGGGAGTTAGGCAGCATAGACAGAAGTCATAAAACGTGTTTTTGCTTACAGGTCGTTTTGCTGTGCGTGACATGAGGCAGACGGTCGCTGTTGGTGTCATCAAGGCAGTTGACAAgaaggctggaggagctggcaaGGTCACAAAGTCTGCCCAGAAGGCCCAGAAGGCTAAATGAAAATTCTGTACACCAGCTGCCACCTCAGTCTTAACCAGTGGTGGAAGAACGGTCTCAGAACTGTTTGTCTCAATTGGCCATTTAAGTTTAATAGCAAAAGACTGGTTAATGATTACAATGCATCGTAAAAGCTTCAGAAGGAAAGGAATGTTTGTGGACCATTTGTTTCGTGGCAGTTTAAGTTATTAGTCTTTAAAATcgataaattttttaaaatggaaacttGACCAAAAATCTGTCACAGAATTTGAGACCATTAAAACAGAAGTTCAATGCTATGTCTCTGTGTTCTTTCGGTTAATGTTAAGTTCATAGCAAAACCTATATCTAGTCATGATGGAGTAAGAAAGGATTGTTATTAAATATGTTATGAAGTTAAAAAGCAAATACTCAAAATAACTTGTTTCTGAAAAGTAGAACAAAATTATTCTACAGGTTTACTTTTTAAACTGATCTAAGCCTTAAGTAACTTTTCTGGTGCTTTCTTCAAAAACTTTCTAGATTGGATTGCACAAATACCACGTAACAATTAAACGTTTTTGTGCATTCTGCAAACCAAGAAAAGTacatgcagaggaaaaaagtgaGCACGTTTAACCTTACAAGaatattacaaaaaaagaaTCCATTGTTGGGTTTCCAACATTTTGTACACAGATTTTTCTAGTCCAAAGCAGaaccagatgattttttttttttttgagaaactgATGTTGTGTAGCTCTTCAAAAATTACACACTTTTACATAGATGTTTTCTAATATATTGTAAGACGTTGAATAGCCAAATCTGGTACTTCTCTCTAGAATTACACTTTGCAGTCTGAGTGACTCACCATTGTAGCCTGCACCAAAAATGGCACAGTGGGGCAAGGTGCCTGCTATCTTTTTAAGAACAGGGTGAAAATTTGGATCACACAAGTCTGTTAAAAGGGATTTGGGTATTTGGTCCAAGCTCTTTATCAGTAGACAAACAACCCCAAGTTAAATGTTCTATGTTATAAGAATACCAGCTGTAATTATTAGGAATTCTGGCATAGAAGCCTTGCTTCAAATTGGTAAATGGGGGCAAGTAGTTAATGGATAATCAGAGCTGACTTGCATAATGGTGCAGCTGTTATACTAACCTTTCGCATGATTTCCCCACAGCATCCCCAGGATAGGCCAAAAAGAATTGCTATCTGTGAGGGACTTGTTCCATGACACCAGTATGTTTGTTCTGCCTGTAATGGCTGTATTATCTgtgctctgttttcctttccttctccagctgtgtgCTTGCTCTGCAGGAACTCATATCTGTACTGCTTGGATAGGTCTGAACTGCTGGTACTTATTTTCATGCTCTGTCTGGATctgttctctttttctgctCACCTTCTGTGTCTTAACTGCAGTGGAACCTTGGAGCATTACACACTGATTTTGAAGGTACAGTGGAAGCAAGGGCTAGAGAGCTTCAGTAAAGAAATCTCTGCTGCCTAAATTTGCTTCTAGAGGTTTGTTAGTTGTCCCCAAGGCAACAGGAAGTACATAACTTCAAAATGGAGGCAGACCTACTGTTACCATAATAAAGCTTGAGGTGTCTTGCCAAATCTTAGCATGCTTTTCAGTTAAACCACTAAATATTTTCCAAGAGGCTTCGTTCAGACTggttcagcagagctctgatgtggatgaaaagcaaagcagctttgGCACAGGCTGCCTTCAGCGCAGCTCTGCGTTCCTTAGATTTCCTTCACATTCCTTTGTTAGGTGCAGGATGTTTGGTTTGGCCAGCCACGGGCTGCCTGTCTGGAGTGCTCCTGTGCACGTTGCACAGAGTTGTCTTCATTCAGCTGGCTGTACTTGCTCCATGGTAGTTTGGAAGTGGGCTTGTAGTAAGCGACTCCTTCAGATCCTTAGGGAAAATAAGGTGTGAccccagggcagtgctctgCTGCTATTGCAAGGGGCCCTTGGGTCGGCTGTGCATAGATCAGatcagctgccagagctgctggaaggctGGGTCACGTTAAAATGGCGCAGCTTAAGAGCAGGACAAGAGTCAGCTGCATAGTTTGTGGCAGAGGGACTGGTTAGGAAAAGACCCCTAAAGAACACTTGCATCTAACAACTTCATGTGAGCAGCAAAACACTTGGGAATGCTCTGCCTGCAATATTAGCCATTGCTTTCGTGTATTTAAAGCCTACATTTTACAcgtttggttttctttcttttttactttaaCTTTTATAGACCAGATTTGCTTTCTATGCACTAATGTTAATGCCATCTCAGTTCTTTTATTAATCTGACTACCTGGGGAAATTGTTAGACTTTTGTAAACAAAATTTGGGAATAAAACTACTTCGATCAAACTTTTAATAAATGTTCTTAGTTGAGAACTGTATTTGTCTTCTGACTGCTTATTTCTTTAAGCAACTTTTACAACTGTCTTTAACTCTTTCCTTACTGTTCTGCAGTGCTGGTGGTGTTGATGCAGAAGTGTGACAGCatgctgctgtggtgtcagaGCCAGCTCTGAAGGCAGAAAACTGGCTGGAGTCTTGCATTTGTGAATGTTTCCTTTCTAGTTGTTGATGAATGTTTTGGTAGCCCAGAGGACTTTAATTAcacaaaaatattccagagATGTATGTGGCGAGGTTCTGGGGGACAGAGAGGACAAAGGCTGGTTGGTCTTTGGAGGGAGATGGAGCAGTGCAGTCATAGCTGATATCACTAAGTAACTTTTTGCTCAGTGTTGGTTGCCTTGGTGGATAGTTCAGGCTGGAATAAAATGGACTCTGCTCAGACTACTGCCCAGAGGCATTTTAATTATATCTCAGATAAAATCTCAGCTTGTACAAGGCTAATAACTGGAATAACTTTACTGAAATTGCAAATGAAAGACTAATTCACATTCTGAATTAAGCTGTCTCAGTATATTTTGAAAGGTATTGACAAATTTTGAAAAACTATTTGCTGTAAgtgcatattttaaattttagattTGGTCAAGATAAACCATGTAGAGACAAATCAAACTTTGTACTGTGCAGAGATATTCTTTTCCTCATTGGTGCTAAATGATTATCTGTTTAAGAGCCATGTAAGTTCAGTCTGATGAAAACAACCCACCTGGTTTTAATTTCTATTAGTTCTATGTGTATGTAATGCCCAGAGGGAGGCTGGGGAGTGGAGGATGCAGTGGGAGGGCTGATAAGCTGCCTCACCAACAGCACCCTGGGGGCCCTGAGCATCTCTGAGTCCTGCTCAAAGCATTTGTTCCACCCAGAGTTCCTTTTCTGCAAGAACTCTCTCACACATTTCACTGCAAGTTCTAAATTCCTGACAGTATTAACACCTTTGAATTTATTAGTTTCAATAACTCAAATTTTTCATGTCATCTGATAGCACCAAACAGTACTTCCTATCTAGAAATTTAGTTTTCCGAAACTGCAAATCTTAAAAAATAGCCAAACCATAAATTAAACAGAGAATAAACTGTGACCATGGAAGATAATACTGGGCAAAATTATCTTTCTCCTGCAATGCTGCTCCTGCTTACCAAGGAGAGGCCTGGAACCACCTCAGGAGAAAGGGCACCTGGGGTACAAAAGTGCTGAAGAAAAATCTTCTAGATACCAAAATTGTATTGGCTTCCAAGGTACAGAAGCTGTGGAATTTTACCCTTTTCTGGTCCTCTTTAGTCCCTTCAGATTATTTCTGCATTATGAGTCAATTACATTGTTgcctgcttttttaaaaatcaggttaCTTTCCCTGGCTACCTATCAGTAATTCTTTAATGTTTCAAATATTTACACAACATAATTCAAATCTGCCAGCTTCTCTGTACTGGTAAGGTGGCAGTTGAACCCATATTTTCCTTGGAAGATGCTGAGTGAGGTACTGAGGGAAGGTGGAAATCAGAGTGGGATACCCTGATGAAGGATCTCTGGCCTCTGGGTGGGGGGACGGcggggcaggagaggggcaaAGGAGCTGCAATTTGTGCAGGTTTtgcttatttcttcttttaaaaaagcaaaacaagtcAGAAGGTACCTAAGCTTTCATAGGTGAATCATCCCCACGGGCCAAGTGCGTGATTTTAAGGATGCAGTAGCAACAGGTTTGCCCTGTGTGAGCTGAGGTACTTGCTAAGTCTTTCTCCTGGCTCTTCTCAGCAAAGCaatccagagccctgggcaTCCTCCTGCAAGGGCATCTGCTAGCTCAGGCTCAGCACAAACACTAGTCCGTGGGCTAATATGCTAATTTTTTTGCATTACATTGTCACTGGAAatgagcagagccagctcacCCCTAACTCagggccctgcctgccctgccagcagcagtcaCAGCCACATTTTCCCTTTCAGCCCAGTAAAATCCGGATTATTTAATACATAGGGAAGAGTCACAGTgtttccccagcccaggtgcctGTTCTGCACAGATCAGTGCAGCTGGCAAAGCTGTTGACTCCAAACCTACACAGAGATGGAAAGGCAACACAAATGTCCCCTCCTGGAGGGGGCTGATTGCAGGTAGGGCTGAAATTTGAAAGGAAGCTTCAGGTTCCTCTTATCTGCAGCCACCTGAGCACATCTTAAGCAAAATgccctttttttgtttcatatatagatatatatacacacatatgcACACCTATATAGTATACATAACATATGCATACATCTTCATAATTTAATAAGGTAcctaataatttcttttataattGCCATTGCCAGACTCCTTAAAATCTGCAATTCCTATTTTGAAGCTGGATTCTAAGCTAATTCCCTAgtaaaaaaagtgaaatgcCCCCAAACGAATTAATATTAGTTATTGATAATAATTTGTTATTTATACATActatgtattttatattatttgttATATATAGTtcttattattaaatatttcgTTAATATTTAATACATATTTAGTTTATAAGCTAGGCTGTGGTTCTGCTGACAGGACATGAGTATTTTGGATAGAGAGATGTAAGACTGTTGGTGTTGACATGGATCTGTGTTTAACAAGTCCTTTAATAGCCTtttccagaggaagaaaaggaaggaatagATGAATTTAAATGTAATTATAAGTTTGTTTGACTGACATTACTAGGAACAGTAACTAATATCACCTAGCCTGCTGCTAAAGCACTCTTATGGATTACAATACCCTAATTCTTTGGAGAAGGAGGGGGTGTATATATGTGGCCCGGGAGTGGGAGAAGGAAAACCACCCTGAACGGGGGGCTCTGCTCTACTGCAGTCACTTCCTTGTGAGGGAAATTCCAGCGATTCATTGCTGGGCACGCattccccaggctgctgcacacgtggcacagccagggagagcTGAGGTCACTGCCTGTGACGTGACCACTCTGCTCCCAAACAGCcgcttccagctcctgcctgacaTCCACCACTGTCcaccagccagctctggggcGATGGATGTCACCGAGCCACCACTGTCCACCAGCCAGCTCAGGGGCAATGTCACCAAGCCAGCACTGTCCACCAGCCAGCTCAGGGGCAATGTCACCAAGCCAGCCCTGTCACCTGCCACCTGGCCAAAGTCTCCCGAGATGCAGCGGGACAAGGACAAAACCTCTCTGAAGTGCCAGCTCAGCACTaccaggcacagcagcccttCCACTTGTGACTCCAAAAATCCTGTACATGGGTGGCACAGGCCACCACCTGGTCATGCACGGCAATTTTCAAGTTAAACCACAGTAGACTGGGAGGGAAGAAACGGGTCACGAGGCTGTTGTTACCTCCCCTCTCTTCTTGCTGCCCTGTAAGGCAGAGTGAGCTCATTTCCCACCTGGCTCCGTGCCTGCTCTTCAGTTAACCACATCCAGCACTAAGTCACTTGGAACAAGAGCAGCTTGTGCTTATCAGTCCCCAGTGGTGCCTGAAAATGTCCCTCCTGGGgcttgtgctgggagctgcagctgctgccagacaGGAACACCTTCGCCCTTCACTCACTCCACCTGTGTCCCTACGgcagcccaggctcctgctgaGCCGTGCTCCTTTGCAGCCCACGGGAGTGGCTCTGCCGAgcactcctgcagcagcaggaggcatcCACTCTGCAGGGGCACTGAGAGGGAAGCTGAGGCTGTGGATGTGCCTGCTCAGAACTGAGCACCCCAAGGAGACATCACAGGAGGTAAAAATATCCAGTCTTAGGTCTGCAAAGAGGTGAAGAAGGTGCAGCCTCCAGCTTTCAGGATAGAAGGTTTTCCAATAGTGCATTCCTCGGCACAGAGGTCAAGGCCCAGGCACCAGGCATGGCCACCACACAAGGGTGAGCATGGAGTCAGAGATCCTCAGGTGGGCATCCACATCACCCTCCTCCCTCAGAGGTACACTTGAAGGGTAAAACCTGCACAGCAGTTTAGAAAGGAGACAAAAGCACAATTTGTTTCCCCAAAGCATCACTGACAGTAAGTAACAGGTCAAGAATCAACCCTTTTTCTCCGCCCTTTATGTAACAGCAATCGGCGAGCAAGTCTCCCATCTCCAAGCCTGGACACAACTAATTTTAATCAAAGGAGGGGAAAGACACCTTTTATTTCCCAGTAATGCCATGAAATCAAGGCAAAGGATGGAAACAATACCCTGGAAGGACTCTGAGCAGCATTGGCCATGGTTTGATGGGAAGAACTGAGAGCACCTCCTCGGTGGAAACAACATCTCCAAGGGACAGTAGATTCCTCCCTGCATTCACTAAATGACATCCTGAGATACCTGTCACTGCATAAGGAACACAACCTGGCAAGTATGGTCATCAAAGCTGGTAACCCCTGAGCATCTAAAACCACTGCATGCAAAGACTGTTAGTTAAAGGTTGCAGCTTTTAGTGTCTCCTAGCATAAAACGTCTTTccacttttctcttgctttcatGTCCCAGGcagaaataaagacaagatGAAGAAACTGCTCAGTTCAAGTGCCATATGAAATGAAAACTAGagtagggaaagaaaataagttgTCTTAAAAATCTGGGATAAGATAGAGTGGTAGTACTGATCACCAGGCCTATGTTctgcaggagggaaagagagacATACACACTGAAGCATGGAACACAAGGACAGTTGGTATGTGCAACAAGTTAGGTCAGCCTCACCACACATCCTCTCTCCCTGCTAGCCTGGTGACAGCAAGGATTACAGGACAACAAAGTGCCACTCATTACTACACAGACAAGGAAAAGCAAGCAGACACCCACATTAAGAGCAGACTCCTCCAGTTCTGCCCTTCCCATCCTCTTGGTCTTAGCAAGGCCACAGGACCTGGGAAGAAGGTCTAAGCTCCCTTTGTCTTCACGTAAAAACCAAACCTTGGGCCTAGTAACAAATCTCCAGTGGTTAGAAACCAGGTGGCACAAGATGTCCCTCCTATCTGCCCATGTTATTTAAGGAGATAATTTAGCCTTTCTGTGCTTGGTTTTCTTACCAAAATGAATATAACTACCTTCAGCAATTTCTTTTCATGTTAAAAGCCTTCTCATACAAGAACTGTTCAACAAGCACAAAATATTGTGGCAAGCTCTGTACACATGAAACCAATACCAGAGGGACAGCCAGTCCTCAAACTTGTGCACAAGCCAGGTTTTCCATTTCAGTAAATATGGACATCATTAACCTACATACATGAACAGAGGACACCCTGTCTTAACAAGGGAACTCACCAGTGGCCAAAGACCCACTTCACACTGAAAGAGAAAGAGCAGTTGTTACAGAGGATCTGCTGGGAAGCAATGCGCTTATGACTTCAATTCCCCCGAACTCAactccttccccctcctcagACCACAGCTGTGCATTATGAAATTGTTAAAGGAAGAAAACTCCCCTCCTTCTGCTCTTCCTTTGACACTGGTGCAGCCCAGCTCGGTGGAATCAACCTTTCATTTACACTGCATGCGTGAGaccagagaacagaaaaatttAGCAAAGCTGAGGAAAGTGTTTCCTTTTGTAGCAAAGTACTTGCCTTTAAAGACACACATTATTGAAAGCTAAATAGTCCTGTCAAATGACTGCTGACAAGAActagaaaatgcagttttgaaACTGCATAATCAGATTAAAAGCGAAGATTTAGGGTTTCTTTGGATTCACATAGCTGGAATTCCATAGGCACCATACCTGGAGCCCGAGTTACACTGCAGAAAGCATAGCTGCTTTTCTTATGCTGAACTTAAGGCCTGCAAGGTTGAAGCAAATCTTAGAGCCAGCAAGGATAGAAGGAAAACAGGCCACAGATGTAAAGGAGATAGATGTTCACCTTTCTGAGCCATTCTGACATGAACTGACCTACAGATCACGTGTCTAAAGCTCTTCCATGCAAGCCAGTGGACAGTGACAGGAAAGTGCCCTTGGGCAGGTTGGATAATGCCCCAAACAAACTGCAAATTCTGCTCATCCTCCGGCTGCATGACAAGGTCTCTGTCAACAAAAGGGATTTCTTCTGACTCCCTTCTCTGGACAGGAGAGCAACCCTCACCCAGAGCAAATATGCCACAGAAATTTCCAGAATCATATTTTCAAAATGACAGAAATACATATTTGGGtcatggttggactcaatgaccttaagggtcttttccaacctgtaAGACTCTGATTTATCAGAATGTGTTCTGAAGCCAGAGGACATTCAGAAATGAGACCAGCACCAGAAACTGCCACCTGAGTCAAGCAAGGATTTGGTAGAAGCACAGCAACAGCTTGAATTCCATGTGTCTCGGTGTGTAATCGACTGCCCAGTTGATCCACTTGACTCGGATCTTGCTCAGTCCAGGATCTCGCTCAGTC
Coding sequences within it:
- the EEF1A1 gene encoding elongation factor 1-alpha 1 — translated: MGKEKTHINIVVIGHVDSGKSTTTGHLIYKCGGIDKRTIEKFEKEAAEMGKGSFKYAWVLDKLKAERERGITIDISLWKFETSKYYVTIIDAPGHRDFIKNMITGTSQADCAVLIVAAGVGEFEAGISKNGQTREHALLAYTLGVKQLIVGVNKMDSTEPPYSQKRYEEIVKEVSTYIKKIGYNPDTVAFVPISGWNGDNMLEPSSNMPWFKGWKITRKDGSASGTTLLEALDCILPPTRPTDKPLRLPLQDVYKIGGIGTVPVGRVETGVLKPGMVVTFAPVNVTTEVKSVEMHHEALSEALPGDNVGFNVKNVSVKDVRRGNVAGDSKNDPPMEAAGFTAQVIILNHPGQISAGYAPVLDCHTAHIACKFAELKEKIDRRSGKKLEDGPKFLKSGDAAIVDMIPGKPMCVESFSDYPPLGRFAVRDMRQTVAVGVIKAVDKKAGGAGKVTKSAQKAQKAK